In one Magnetospirillum sp. genomic region, the following are encoded:
- a CDS encoding NUDIX hydrolase produces MIRTLCSREVYANRWMRVREDEVAFADGSRGIYGVVDKSDGVGLIALGAGTIHLVEQYRYTQARRRWEIPQGAWEFAPDADVAAMARGELREETGLEAGTLDKIGELAMANGFVAQRLHVFVARDLTQGKPQREKTEIDMVHREWTLAEFEAMMRNGTIDDSTTLAAYALAKLHGAL; encoded by the coding sequence ATGATCCGCACGCTCTGCTCGCGCGAGGTCTACGCCAACCGCTGGATGCGGGTGCGCGAAGACGAGGTCGCGTTTGCCGACGGCTCGCGCGGCATCTACGGCGTGGTCGACAAAAGCGACGGCGTGGGGCTGATTGCCCTCGGCGCCGGCACCATCCATCTCGTCGAGCAATATCGCTACACGCAGGCGCGCCGCCGCTGGGAGATCCCGCAAGGGGCCTGGGAGTTCGCGCCCGATGCCGACGTGGCGGCCATGGCGCGCGGCGAACTGCGCGAAGAAACCGGGCTTGAAGCAGGTACCCTCGACAAGATCGGCGAGCTCGCGATGGCCAACGGCTTCGTCGCGCAGCGCCTGCACGTGTTCGTGGCGCGCGACCTCACGCAAGGCAAACCGCAGCGCGAGAAGACCGAGATCGACATGGTCCATCGCGAATGGACGCTCGCCGAATTCGAAGCGATGATGCGCAACGGCACGATCGACGACAGCACGACGCTGGCAGCCTACGCGCTCGCCAAGCTGCACGGCGCTCTTTAG